In bacterium, the genomic stretch GCGGGACTCCCGCCTGCACATCCAGACGAACTCCGACCTGGTCTACCGCGCCATCGTCGACACGATCTACGACGACATGCGCACCGAGGACCAGATCGAGGTCGAGGTCGAGGAACTGCTCAAACAGCACCTGGGCGAGATCCGGGCCATGGAGATGGACTACGGCGCCCTGCGCGCCAAGATGAAGCGCGAGATCGCCCGCAAGCAGGGCTTCGTGCTCTGAGCCGCCTGACCCGCACCGGGAGCCGCGACCGATGAGACTTTCCGAAGAG encodes the following:
- a CDS encoding DUF507 family protein — its product is MRLSPNKIEFLAEKLLEMIERDSRLHIQTNSDLVYRAIVDTIYDDMRTEDQIEVEVEELLKQHLGEIRAMEMDYGALRAKMKREIARKQGFVL